In Lycium ferocissimum isolate CSIRO_LF1 chromosome 7, AGI_CSIRO_Lferr_CH_V1, whole genome shotgun sequence, the sequence GGAGATGTCACAATAAAGGTGGTGGGATGATAATCGTCAAGGAGGAAGACGTGGAGAGATGAACAACTGGGATAGAAGAAGACAAGGTGGATTTTCTAGGTTCCAAGGCCATGATGCTAGGTTACAAGGTCATGTAGACCAAGAGAGGTGGCAAGGCAATGAGGCTTGTGGAGAAACCGGAATTTGAATACCATCAAGGTAACACTTCCTAAGTTCACGGGGAGTAGTGATCCGGAGGAGTTTCTTGAATGGAAGTTGCAAAGTGAGAGGATATTCCTCACCAATAATGTGTCAGAGGCTTTGAAGACAAGGTATGCCCTCACTCAATTTGAGGGATACGCATCAACTTAGTGGGAATCCAAGAAGCTAGAAAAGGCTCAACAACGTATCTTTGATCTTCCTACGTGAAATGACTTGATTGAGCTCATGGAGACAGGGTATTTGCCTCCTACTTACTATCAAGAGGTCCTTAAGAAGGTATACATATTGAATCAAGGCGCCAAAAGTGTTGAAGACtactttgatgaatttgaaaatttgaggaTGAAGTCCAAAATAGAGGAGCACTTAAACTACACCCTCATAAGATTTGTGGCTAAGTTAAATCGAGAGATCTCCAAACCCATGAGGGTATAAACTTATAGGAGTCTAGGGGAAGCTTTTCATGATGCTATAAACTTATAGGAGTCTAGGGGAAGCTTTTCATGATGCTTCCAAGGTTGAAGTGAATTTGAAGGAAGAGAGGGCTTACAAGACAAAGAACACCACATCTTCAACATGGAACAAAGGtaaagaaaaatggaagacTTCCACTTGGGAGAAGCCAAGACCACCACTCAAGCACCTTAATCCAAGTTTGACTACCAGGCCAAAGAAGATGATAAAGCCAAAAGAGGTAACAATGCTAAACCTAACTATCCTCGTCCATCTACCATTCAATGTTTCAAATGTCAACATAGAGGGCATATTTCAAGTGAATGCCCAAATAGAAGATCAATTATGGTCTTACGTGATGGGTACCGAATCGATGAAGAAGATGAGGGCGGGGTTGATAGTGATAATGAAGGAGGAAAGAGTGTGCAATAGGTAGAATCTGATAGTGATATTGAAGAACGGATGAAGGAGAGGTTGAACTTTCTTTGTTGTTGCTAGAAGAGCCATGGGGGTGTTAGCTAGAGAAGAGAGTGATCAAAGAGATAACCTATTTCATGCTAGATGCAAGATAGTGGACAAGGTGTGCTCCTTGATTATTGATGGTGGGAGTTGTACGAATGCGGTGAGGCAAGTCTTGGTTAAACACATAAAGTTTCCCACAAGGAAGCATCCTAGTCCCTACAAGCTCCAATGGTTCAATGAGTGTGGTGAAATGAGGGTGACCAAGCAAGCCGTTATTAAGTTTAGCTTTGGGAGGTATCAAGATGAGCTCTTATGTGACGTAGTACCAATGCAAGCGTGCCACATCTTGCTTGGGAGGCCTTGGCTATTTGATAGGGATGCGCAACATAGTAGGAGGTCCAACAAGTATACTTTTGTGCTTGGAGGTTGGAAATTTGTTCTTGCTCCATTAACACCCTATCAAGTAAGTGGAGCTTATAGAATCATGAAGGAACTCCGAGAGAGGGTTCAAGTGGAGGAAATGGAGAAGCGTGAGAAGGGAGCCTTGGTGGCTATTGGTGGAGAAGGATCATCTCAGGATGGATCCAAGAGGTGTATGTTGGCTAAGCCAAGCAATTGTTTGAAGGGAATGGATGAGAGACACTTTATGGTGTGCCTTGTAAACAAAGATCTTCTTTTGCATACTAACCAAACTACTAGCACTTTGCCTAGTAGTGTGACTTCTCTTTTGAAGGAATATGATGAGCTATTTTCGGAGGAGATGCCTGATAGATTACCTCCATTGAGGGGTATTGAATATCAAATTGACTTTGTGCCAGGTCCACAAATTCCCAACAAACCGGCATATAGGAGCAATCCGGAGGAAATAAAAGAATTGCAAAGGCAAGTTGAGGAGCTTTTAGAGAAGGGTCTAGTGAAGGAAAGTCTTAGCCCATGTGTCGTTCCAGTGATTCTtgttccaaagaaagatagAACTTAGAGGATATGCATTGATTGTAGAGCCGTCAACAAAATCACGGTGAAGTATCGTCATCCTATTCCTAGACTTGATGACATGTTGGATGAGCTTTGTGGCTAAAGTGTATTTTCTAAACTTGATCTTAGAAGTGGCTATCACCAAATTCGTATGAATCCCGATGATGAGTGGAAAACGGccttcaagaccaagtttggtcTATATGAGTGGCTTGTTATGCCATTCAACCTAACCAATGCACTAGCACTTTGTGCTCTTAatgaatcatgttttgaaaCCCTTTATCAATAAATTTGTTGTTGTCTACTTTGACAATATTCTTGTGTATAGCAAATCAATGGAAGAATATGTGTGCCATTTGAGGCAAGTATGTGATGTATTATTGCATGAAAGGTTGTTTGCCAATCTCAAGAAATGTGCGTTTGGAGTTGATAAAGTGGTATTCTTGGGATTTGTTGTGAGTGCAAATAGTGTAGAGGTCGATGAAGAAAAGGTGGAGTCCATTAGAACTTGGCCAACTCCTAAAAATGTAGCCAATGTGAGGAGTTTCCATGGATTGGCAAGTTTCTATAAGTGTTTTGTGAAAGGGTTTAGTACCATTGCCTCCCCCTTAACCGAATTGATCAAAAAGGGTGTTCCTTTTGTGTGGGGAGTAGAGCAAGAAAAGGCGTTTCAAGAATTGAAGTCAATGTTGAATTCGTCACCATTGTTGCAATTGCCCAATTTTGAGAAGACATTTGAGGTTGAGTGTGATGCTTCTGGGGTTGGAATAGGTGGAGTTTTGATGCAAGAAGACAAGCCATTAGCTTATTTTAGTGAGAAACTTAAAGGGGCGTCATTGAATTACTCTACCTATGACAAGGAGTTATATGCACTTGTGAGggtattgacccattggcaacGTTATTTGTGGCACAAAGAGTTTGTGATTCGTTCGGATCATGAATCCTTGAAGCATTTGAAGAGtcaatccaaactcaacaagaaacACGCAAAATGGGTGGAACTTATTGAAGCTTTCCCTTATGCGATCTATTACGAGAAGGGTAAAGAAAATGTGGTGGCGGATGATTTGTCTAAAAGATATGTTTTACTCAATAC encodes:
- the LOC132063226 gene encoding uncharacterized protein LOC132063226 yields the protein MGVLAREESDQRDNLFHARCKIVDKVCSLIIDGGSCTNAVRQVLVKHIKFPTRKHPSPYKLQWFNECGEMRVTKQAVIKFSFGRYQDELLCDVVPMQACHILLGRPWLFDRDAQHSRRSNKYTFVLGGWKFVLAPLTPYQVSGAYRIMKELRERVQVEEMEKREKGALVAIGGEGSSQDGSKRCMLAKPSNCLKGMDERHFMVCLVNKDLLLHTNQTTSTLPSSVTSLLKEYDELFSEEMPDRLPPLRGIEYQIDFVPGPQIPNKPAYRSNPEEIKELQRQVEELLEKGLVKESLSPCVVPVILVPKKDRT